A window of Prolixibacter sp. SD074 contains these coding sequences:
- a CDS encoding NADP-dependent oxidoreductase — MQNRQIILKSRPAGRPTQDNFEIRPIEVPVPGDGELLLKSLYISVDPYMRGRMSDAKSYVEPFQVGEPMSGGAVAEVTESRHPDFSAGDVVVSRPLAWQEYQTVPATSVQKVDKNPVPLSYYLGILGMTGLTAYFGFLDIGQPKKGETVVVSGAAGAVGTAVGQIAKIYGCSVVGIAGSDEKLRYLKDELHFDEVINYHTEKDMEQAIARACPDGVDIYFDNVGGAISDAVLANINKFARIAVCGQIALYNATEVPAGPRIQPLILKKSALMQGFIIGNYANRLPEGLARLTDWVKKGKLKHRETVIKGFEKLPEAFIGLFDGVNTGKLIVETK; from the coding sequence ATGCAGAATAGACAGATTATACTGAAATCACGTCCGGCAGGTCGCCCAACTCAAGACAATTTTGAAATCAGACCAATAGAAGTCCCGGTTCCTGGAGACGGCGAATTATTATTGAAATCCTTATACATTTCGGTCGATCCGTATATGCGTGGACGGATGAGTGACGCCAAATCGTATGTCGAACCATTTCAGGTAGGCGAACCAATGAGTGGCGGCGCAGTAGCAGAAGTGACAGAGAGCCGTCATCCCGATTTTTCTGCCGGTGACGTGGTTGTTTCTCGTCCGTTAGCCTGGCAGGAATACCAAACGGTACCAGCAACATCGGTCCAAAAAGTCGATAAAAACCCGGTACCATTGAGTTATTACCTGGGAATACTTGGAATGACAGGACTTACCGCCTATTTCGGTTTCCTGGATATTGGCCAGCCGAAAAAGGGTGAAACCGTTGTGGTTTCCGGAGCAGCCGGAGCAGTAGGAACGGCAGTTGGACAAATTGCCAAAATCTATGGTTGTAGCGTTGTCGGAATTGCAGGAAGTGACGAGAAACTTCGCTACCTGAAAGATGAGCTTCACTTCGACGAGGTCATCAACTATCATACAGAAAAGGACATGGAACAAGCCATTGCCCGCGCATGCCCCGATGGTGTTGATATTTATTTTGATAACGTAGGTGGTGCCATTTCAGATGCGGTATTGGCAAACATCAATAAATTTGCACGCATCGCGGTGTGTGGACAGATCGCACTCTATAATGCCACAGAGGTACCGGCCGGTCCGCGCATACAACCACTCATTCTGAAGAAAAGCGCTTTGATGCAAGGGTTTATTATCGGCAACTATGCCAACCGTTTACCGGAAGGTTTGGCCAGGCTCACCGACTGGGTGAAAAAGGGTAAACTAAAACATCGGGAAACGGTTATCAAAGGATTTGAGAAGTTGCCGGAAGCTTTCATCGGATTATTTGATGGAGTGAATACAGGAAAACTAATTGTCGAAACGAAGTAA
- a CDS encoding T9SS type A sorting domain-containing protein, which yields MDYAPDFQATEQWVYTHFGLDGSSYIAEINYLKGWLQDQLNWMDTQWLLEAGIDDKPVLAGSGIHVYPNPFTDQIHLSVEIVGRSPMQIELWSPQGQMVSLGERTPGGDGQGHLSISLPKLSRGIYLLKVWQQNQPPKVAKVLKN from the coding sequence GTGGATTACGCTCCGGACTTCCAGGCTACCGAGCAATGGGTTTATACCCATTTTGGATTGGACGGGTCATCGTATATTGCCGAAATCAATTATTTGAAGGGATGGTTGCAGGACCAGCTCAACTGGATGGATACTCAGTGGTTGCTTGAGGCCGGAATTGACGATAAACCAGTATTGGCTGGTTCCGGCATTCATGTTTATCCAAATCCATTTACCGATCAAATTCATCTTTCTGTTGAAATAGTTGGCAGGAGTCCGATGCAGATTGAGCTGTGGTCCCCTCAGGGGCAAATGGTGTCCTTGGGTGAACGAACGCCCGGAGGTGATGGGCAAGGCCATCTCAGTATATCTCTCCCGAAGCTTTCCAGGGGAATTTACCTGCTGAAAGTGTGGCAGCAAAATCAGCCGCCAAAGGTGGCGAAGGTTCTGAAAAACTGA
- a CDS encoding O-antigen ligase translates to MQQIRDIKPTKLLIMEGMLMSLALVLPFSEALVSIITVLIFVFSWLIISPNEKFNLFRKNPLPVFPSGIFLLYLIWAIGTHHPANAIDEIRRNVFWFLIPAAVAYLPISREQLNRILYALVLGVVISSLVAFVRWNFRESIGITDIRDATLNPHIAHSLLVNFALFFLFQQIFRYRANNWYARQILRLAGVLFLLFFNFWLHSLLGLLTLFAALILLPFSTYREIPVRLRKYVWSGAVVLIIIPMAPIGRELYRQFHTSMPAPNQVAQFTLNGNRYQNDFSKTLRENGHFIYLNICLPELQKEWNHRSSLKFSGLDANGFPVKSTLIRYLTSKGLTKDSAGVSHLTNKDIQSVNEGFANYRYVPGRMDLSARIYQTIWELDAFRSNGNPNNKSLVQRWAYTRAALSIIAEHPFVGVGTGNEKAAFNETLMRQTPKLRPANFSHAHNQYLNYLVTFGIPGFAILLFLLIYPPFRVGKLSVITIFFLLTIGIANLGDDNLQTHTIRTFFVLFYSLLVFGPPLNTKESTGSFVLNNEHQ, encoded by the coding sequence ATGCAGCAAATCCGGGACATCAAACCAACAAAGCTTCTCATAATGGAAGGAATGCTGATGTCATTGGCACTTGTCCTGCCTTTCTCCGAAGCACTGGTCAGTATTATCACCGTTCTGATTTTTGTTTTTTCATGGCTGATTATTTCTCCTAACGAAAAATTTAACCTGTTTCGTAAAAATCCACTCCCTGTTTTCCCGTCCGGCATTTTCCTTCTATACCTAATCTGGGCGATAGGTACTCATCATCCGGCCAATGCCATCGACGAAATCAGGCGCAATGTTTTTTGGTTCCTGATCCCGGCAGCCGTTGCCTACCTTCCAATAAGCCGAGAACAACTAAACCGCATTCTTTACGCGCTCGTTCTAGGTGTCGTTATAAGTTCGCTGGTCGCTTTTGTACGATGGAATTTTCGCGAAAGCATCGGAATAACAGACATAAGAGACGCTACACTCAATCCGCACATTGCCCATTCGTTGCTGGTTAACTTTGCCCTGTTTTTCCTGTTTCAGCAAATTTTCCGTTACCGGGCAAACAATTGGTATGCACGTCAAATTTTACGACTTGCCGGAGTCCTGTTTTTATTGTTTTTCAACTTCTGGCTACACTCGTTACTCGGATTACTGACGCTCTTTGCGGCGTTAATTTTGCTTCCGTTCTCCACCTACCGGGAAATTCCGGTAAGGTTGCGAAAATACGTTTGGAGTGGAGCTGTCGTACTTATCATTATTCCTATGGCGCCAATTGGTCGCGAACTATACCGACAGTTTCACACTTCCATGCCCGCCCCTAATCAGGTTGCCCAATTCACCCTAAACGGGAACCGATATCAAAACGATTTCAGTAAAACCTTACGGGAAAACGGCCATTTCATTTACCTCAATATTTGTCTTCCGGAACTGCAGAAGGAATGGAACCACCGAAGTTCGCTGAAATTTTCCGGCTTGGATGCCAATGGCTTTCCGGTAAAAAGCACCTTGATCCGATATTTGACCTCTAAAGGACTTACCAAAGATTCAGCAGGAGTCAGCCATCTTACGAATAAGGATATTCAATCCGTCAACGAAGGTTTTGCCAACTACCGTTACGTCCCCGGACGCATGGACCTTTCGGCCCGCATCTATCAAACCATTTGGGAACTGGATGCCTTCCGGTCGAACGGCAATCCCAACAACAAATCGTTGGTGCAACGCTGGGCTTATACGCGCGCCGCCTTATCCATTATTGCAGAGCATCCGTTTGTGGGGGTTGGTACCGGCAACGAAAAAGCAGCATTCAACGAAACGCTTATGCGGCAAACCCCGAAGCTTCGACCAGCCAATTTCAGCCATGCGCACAATCAGTACCTGAACTATTTGGTTACATTCGGAATCCCGGGATTCGCTATCCTGTTGTTTCTGCTGATTTACCCACCGTTCCGCGTTGGCAAACTATCGGTTATTACCATCTTCTTCCTGCTAACCATCGGCATTGCCAACCTGGGAGATGACAATTTACAAACCCATACCATACGCACCTTTTTTGTTCTTTTTTATTCACTGCTTGTTTTCGGCCCACCGCTTAACACGAAAGAATCGACCGGCAGTTTTGTCTTAAATAATGAGCATCAATGA
- a CDS encoding TonB family protein — protein MKYFYLVTFLLFTNTLIANSLPRPVELSNPVLVKDWQNGRAVNITLEVDTISPSHFYLEIAKINGQLLRQVRFSGPGEKVSLNNLSQKLNKKKVLEDGIFKQWYQNGNLYSTETFKMGVPAGEKIVYHPNGQKEFYCVYDPPGFISELHSYTRTGKEVNVNKYLANKIYNKVDRMPHFPKGETALRLYIKQNINYPKEALQKGIVGEVVVGFVVDENGKVIDPEIEKSPSPLLSQEAIRMVNQMPLWQPGFLAGYPVKSRTYVSIMFRAF, from the coding sequence ATGAAGTATTTTTACCTTGTTACTTTTCTGCTTTTTACCAATACACTAATAGCCAACTCTCTGCCACGACCGGTTGAATTATCCAATCCTGTACTTGTCAAAGACTGGCAGAACGGAAGAGCAGTGAATATTACATTGGAAGTTGATACCATCTCTCCTTCGCATTTTTACCTGGAAATTGCCAAAATCAACGGACAATTGCTACGCCAGGTACGATTTTCTGGCCCTGGTGAAAAGGTTTCCCTCAACAACCTCTCGCAAAAGTTGAATAAGAAGAAAGTATTGGAGGACGGTATTTTCAAACAATGGTACCAAAACGGGAACCTTTATTCAACAGAAACTTTTAAAATGGGTGTTCCGGCAGGAGAAAAAATTGTATACCATCCTAATGGACAAAAAGAGTTCTACTGCGTTTACGATCCACCTGGGTTCATTTCCGAACTCCACTCCTATACCAGAACCGGTAAGGAGGTAAACGTCAATAAATACCTCGCCAACAAAATCTACAACAAAGTAGACAGAATGCCCCATTTCCCAAAAGGTGAAACCGCCTTGCGCCTGTACATTAAGCAGAATATTAACTACCCCAAAGAAGCACTCCAGAAAGGAATTGTCGGCGAAGTCGTTGTAGGATTTGTTGTAGATGAAAATGGGAAAGTCATCGACCCTGAAATTGAAAAATCCCCCAGCCCGCTTCTTTCGCAGGAAGCAATACGGATGGTAAATCAAATGCCACTATGGCAGCCGGGATTTCTTGCCGGATATCCGGTCAAATCACGAACCTATGTTTCAATTATGTTCAGGGCTTTCTAA
- a CDS encoding aldo/keto reductase: MLKRKIGNSDLEVFPIGLGAMGMSEFYGNPEDQESIKTLHAALEHGINFIDTADMYGIGRNELLLNKALHDRWDKVVLASKFGIVRDEKEGRGLNGKPEYVKQACEASLKRLGREAIDLYYLHRVDPQTPIEETVGAMAELVKEGKVRYLGLSEVSGDTLKRANAVHPITAVQSEYSLWSQDVEGTTLPTCRELGVGFVAYSPLGRGFLTGRFKSIDDLEPNDHRRFSPRFQGNNFAKNLELVKLIGKLAEKKGCQPSQLALAWLLHQGEDIFPIPGTTKQKHLLSNIQAVNIKLSAEDVKEINSIMTNIHGDRYDETGMKQINA, encoded by the coding sequence ATGTTAAAAAGAAAAATAGGAAACAGTGATTTGGAAGTTTTTCCCATTGGACTTGGGGCCATGGGAATGTCAGAATTTTATGGAAACCCGGAGGACCAGGAATCAATAAAAACGTTACATGCCGCACTTGAGCATGGAATCAATTTCATTGATACCGCCGACATGTATGGAATTGGCCGCAACGAATTGTTGCTGAACAAAGCTTTGCATGATCGATGGGATAAAGTGGTTCTGGCCAGCAAATTCGGTATTGTACGCGACGAAAAAGAAGGTCGCGGGCTTAACGGTAAACCGGAGTACGTGAAACAGGCCTGTGAAGCCAGTCTCAAGCGGCTGGGCCGTGAGGCCATCGATTTGTATTATCTCCACCGTGTCGATCCTCAAACGCCCATCGAAGAAACGGTTGGCGCCATGGCTGAATTGGTAAAAGAAGGAAAAGTTCGTTACCTGGGACTCTCTGAAGTATCAGGCGATACGTTAAAACGGGCCAATGCGGTTCATCCCATCACTGCAGTCCAAAGCGAATATTCACTCTGGAGTCAGGATGTGGAAGGGACCACTCTCCCAACCTGTCGGGAATTGGGTGTTGGTTTTGTGGCTTACAGTCCGTTGGGAAGAGGATTTTTGACCGGTCGCTTCAAAAGCATCGATGATTTGGAGCCGAACGATCACCGGCGCTTTTCGCCCCGCTTCCAGGGTAACAACTTTGCCAAAAATCTGGAGTTAGTCAAACTCATCGGGAAGCTCGCTGAGAAAAAAGGCTGTCAACCATCACAGCTGGCATTAGCCTGGTTACTCCATCAGGGTGAGGATATCTTCCCCATTCCTGGAACCACCAAGCAGAAACACTTGCTTTCGAATATCCAGGCAGTCAACATCAAATTATCTGCTGAAGATGTAAAAGAAATCAACAGTATTATGACCAACATTCATGGTGACCGCTATGACGAAACGGGCATGAAACAGATCAATGCATAA
- a CDS encoding glycosyltransferase family 9 protein, translated as MKLKILVIQQKRIGDVLLGTVICNQLRRMYPEAQIDYMVYAFTREMAENNPNIDNIIVFNDSDRKVGNLLKFAWKIRKAKYDIVIDAYTKMDSWVTTRLSGAKKRISYKKLGRGLYYNILVDKNSRPASIAGPVIEQRLALLEPLKKDNIEYDPHPRLYLTDEEKEEGKQLLQKAGVDLTKKVIVAGIYGSVENKTYPEDYMLKVMKYLMSEYPVQIILNYFPNQKDAANAFAEKLGYADRVFTGLTGKSLRELARIVTHADAYIGNDCGHTNLAKALEISTFTIFSPFISRESWGIFDDGKKNLSVHLNDFKPELIQGKSYKLLKQESSALYRYFLPEYVISKLKPYLNGLNIS; from the coding sequence ATGAAACTGAAAATCCTTGTTATTCAGCAAAAGCGAATCGGTGATGTTCTCCTGGGAACAGTCATCTGCAACCAACTGCGGAGAATGTATCCCGAAGCCCAAATCGATTACATGGTTTATGCTTTTACCCGCGAGATGGCGGAGAACAACCCCAACATCGACAACATCATCGTTTTTAATGACTCCGACCGGAAAGTCGGCAATTTGCTAAAGTTTGCCTGGAAAATCCGAAAAGCCAAATACGACATTGTCATCGATGCCTACACCAAGATGGACAGTTGGGTGACCACCCGCTTGTCGGGGGCGAAAAAGCGGATTTCGTATAAAAAGTTGGGGCGCGGACTTTACTACAATATCCTGGTCGACAAGAATAGCCGCCCTGCCTCGATAGCAGGCCCCGTAATTGAACAACGTCTGGCTTTGCTGGAGCCTCTGAAAAAAGATAACATCGAGTACGATCCCCATCCCCGCCTCTATTTAACCGATGAAGAAAAAGAGGAAGGCAAGCAACTTCTCCAGAAAGCAGGAGTTGATTTGACGAAGAAAGTGATTGTCGCAGGCATTTATGGCAGTGTGGAAAATAAAACCTATCCGGAAGATTACATGCTGAAGGTCATGAAGTATTTAATGTCCGAATACCCGGTACAAATCATCCTCAATTATTTCCCCAATCAAAAAGACGCTGCAAATGCATTTGCGGAAAAGCTGGGGTACGCCGATCGTGTTTTCACCGGTTTAACCGGAAAGAGTCTTCGTGAACTGGCCCGGATTGTCACGCATGCCGATGCCTATATCGGGAACGACTGCGGACACACCAATCTGGCCAAAGCGCTTGAAATTTCAACGTTCACCATCTTCTCTCCTTTCATCTCCCGCGAAAGCTGGGGCATTTTCGACGACGGAAAAAAGAATCTTTCGGTCCATCTGAATGACTTCAAGCCGGAACTTATACAAGGAAAATCCTATAAGTTACTGAAACAAGAATCGTCAGCCCTCTATCGCTATTTCCTTCCGGAATACGTCATCAGTAAACTGAAACCTTACCTGAATGGTCTTAATATTTCTTAA
- the dnaK gene encoding molecular chaperone DnaK, with product MGKIIGIDLGTTNSCVSVMEGNEPVVIPNSEGKRTTPSIVAFVENGERKIGDPAKRQAITNPHKTVFSIKRFMGETFDQVQKEVKRVSYEVIKGDNNTPRVKIDDRMYSPQEISAMVLQKMKKTAEDYLGQEVTEAVITVPAYFNDSQRQATKEAGEIAGLKVRRIINEPTAASLAYGLDKRDRDMKIAVFDLGGGTFDISILELGDGVFEVKSTDGDTHLGGDDFDQVVIDWLADSFKEEEGVDLRQDPMALQRLKEAAEKAKIELSSSTSTEINLPYIMPVNGIPKHLVKTLSRAQFESLADSLITATVEPCRRAMKNAGVSAADIDEVILVGGSTRIPAVQEKVKELFGRNPSKGVNPDEVVAIGAAIQGGVLTGEVKDVLLLDVTPLSLGIETMGGVMTKLIEANTTIPTKKTETFTTAADNQPSVEIHVLQGERPMATGNKSIGRFHLDGLPPAPRGVPQIEVTFDIDANGILHVMAKDKATGKEQSIRIEASSGLSDDEIKRMKQEAEANAEADKQAREKIDKLNQADGLIFQTEKQMKEFGDKLPADKKAPIEEALKKLKEAHKNQDLAAIDTATAELNQVFQAASQEMYNATNAEANAQANPQDGQAGAQQAGGQQKGGDDDEVTDVDFEEVK from the coding sequence ATGGGAAAAATTATTGGAATTGACTTAGGAACAACAAACTCCTGCGTCTCGGTAATGGAAGGAAATGAGCCGGTCGTTATACCGAACAGCGAAGGGAAAAGGACCACGCCATCCATTGTAGCTTTTGTTGAAAATGGTGAACGTAAAATTGGTGACCCGGCCAAACGTCAGGCCATCACCAATCCTCATAAAACCGTATTCTCCATCAAACGCTTCATGGGAGAAACGTTTGATCAGGTTCAAAAAGAAGTGAAGCGTGTTTCTTATGAAGTTATTAAAGGAGATAACAATACCCCGCGCGTAAAAATCGACGACCGAATGTATTCTCCTCAGGAAATTTCAGCCATGGTTCTTCAGAAAATGAAGAAAACCGCTGAAGATTACCTGGGACAGGAAGTTACTGAAGCCGTTATTACGGTTCCGGCTTACTTCAACGACTCGCAGCGTCAGGCAACTAAAGAGGCTGGTGAAATCGCCGGATTGAAAGTTCGTCGTATCATCAATGAACCTACTGCTGCTTCGTTGGCATATGGCCTTGATAAGCGTGACCGCGATATGAAAATCGCCGTATTCGACCTCGGTGGTGGTACCTTCGATATTTCGATACTGGAACTGGGCGACGGCGTATTTGAAGTAAAATCAACCGATGGTGATACTCACCTGGGTGGTGATGACTTCGACCAGGTTGTTATCGACTGGCTGGCTGACAGCTTTAAAGAAGAAGAAGGTGTTGATTTACGTCAGGACCCGATGGCTCTTCAGCGTTTGAAAGAAGCTGCAGAGAAAGCAAAAATCGAGTTGTCGAGCTCAACTTCAACTGAAATCAACCTGCCGTATATTATGCCGGTGAATGGTATTCCGAAACACCTGGTGAAAACCCTGTCACGCGCACAGTTTGAAAGTCTGGCTGATTCGCTGATTACAGCAACAGTAGAGCCTTGCCGTCGTGCGATGAAAAATGCAGGCGTTTCGGCTGCTGACATTGATGAGGTAATTCTCGTAGGTGGTTCAACCCGTATCCCTGCCGTACAGGAAAAAGTGAAAGAGCTGTTTGGCAGGAATCCTTCGAAAGGGGTTAACCCCGACGAGGTTGTTGCCATTGGTGCAGCTATCCAGGGTGGTGTACTGACCGGTGAAGTAAAAGACGTGCTGTTGCTCGACGTAACTCCGCTGTCACTCGGTATCGAAACCATGGGTGGTGTGATGACCAAACTGATTGAGGCCAATACTACCATCCCGACGAAGAAAACGGAAACCTTTACCACGGCAGCCGACAATCAGCCGTCAGTTGAAATCCATGTACTGCAGGGTGAACGTCCAATGGCTACCGGAAACAAATCCATCGGGCGTTTCCACCTCGACGGACTGCCACCGGCACCGCGCGGCGTACCACAGATTGAAGTAACCTTCGATATCGACGCCAACGGTATTTTGCACGTAATGGCAAAAGATAAAGCGACCGGCAAAGAGCAATCGATTCGTATCGAAGCCTCGTCTGGTCTGAGCGATGACGAAATCAAACGGATGAAGCAGGAGGCTGAAGCCAATGCTGAAGCTGACAAACAAGCCCGTGAAAAAATCGACAAGCTGAACCAGGCGGATGGTCTGATTTTCCAGACGGAAAAACAGATGAAAGAGTTCGGCGACAAATTGCCGGCTGACAAAAAGGCTCCGATTGAAGAAGCATTGAAGAAACTGAAAGAAGCACACAAAAACCAGGATTTGGCAGCTATCGATACCGCGACTGCCGAATTGAACCAGGTTTTCCAGGCTGCTTCACAGGAGATGTACAATGCAACCAATGCTGAAGCCAATGCCCAGGCTAACCCACAGGACGGACAAGCCGGTGCCCAACAGGCCGGAGGCCAGCAAAAAGGCGGTGACGACGACGAAGTAACGGATGTAGATTTCGAGGAAGTCAAATAA
- a CDS encoding FAD:protein FMN transferase — MKKLTLLTLFVGLLFMAGCAPKTQKYVYNEGTVFTTIYHFIYSSPDGINLKDSIEKKMNEFGNSLSTFIPTSTISRINKNDPTVKVDPYFRKCFLKAEEVSKKTNGAFDMTVAPLVNAWGFGFTKKDSISKELIDSLMQTVGYQKVKLVGDKIIKENANTMLDASAISKGEAVDMACDYLASQGCNNYMVEIGGEVRAHGVNAKGEVWRIGINKPNNKGLYDDNDLQDVIHLNDKALATSGNYRNFYIKNGKRYAHTIDPHTGYPVQHSLLSSSVLTNNCMTADAYATAFMVMGVEKAKKIVENDPNLEAYFIYAGDNNMNMVWYSKGFKNLIIK, encoded by the coding sequence ATGAAAAAATTAACTCTGCTTACACTGTTTGTGGGACTGCTGTTTATGGCAGGATGTGCCCCAAAAACACAGAAATATGTATACAACGAAGGCACCGTTTTCACCACCATTTATCATTTTATCTATTCGAGTCCTGACGGAATAAATCTGAAAGATTCTATCGAAAAGAAAATGAATGAGTTTGGAAACTCGCTTTCTACGTTTATTCCTACTTCAACCATTTCACGCATCAACAAGAATGACCCAACGGTGAAAGTGGATCCGTATTTCCGTAAATGTTTCCTGAAAGCTGAAGAGGTTTCGAAAAAAACCAACGGTGCTTTTGATATGACTGTTGCCCCCTTGGTCAATGCCTGGGGATTTGGTTTTACCAAGAAAGACAGCATTTCGAAGGAACTAATCGACAGTTTGATGCAAACAGTCGGCTACCAGAAAGTAAAACTGGTGGGCGATAAAATCATTAAAGAAAACGCCAACACCATGCTCGACGCCAGCGCCATTTCCAAAGGAGAAGCAGTTGACATGGCCTGCGATTATCTGGCTTCGCAAGGCTGCAATAATTATATGGTAGAAATCGGAGGAGAAGTCAGGGCGCATGGCGTAAATGCCAAAGGAGAAGTCTGGCGAATCGGGATAAATAAGCCCAACAATAAGGGATTGTACGATGATAATGATTTGCAGGATGTGATTCACCTAAACGACAAAGCGCTGGCCACTTCCGGTAACTATCGGAATTTCTATATAAAAAATGGTAAACGATACGCACATACTATCGATCCCCACACGGGTTATCCTGTTCAGCACAGCCTGCTTAGCTCCAGTGTGTTGACCAATAACTGTATGACGGCTGATGCTTATGCTACAGCTTTCATGGTTATGGGAGTGGAGAAAGCCAAAAAGATTGTGGAAAACGACCCGAACCTGGAAGCATACTTCATTTATGCGGGCGACAACAACATGAATATGGTTTGGTATTCCAAAGGTTTTAAAAACCTCATCATAAAATAA
- a CDS encoding TetR/AcrR family transcriptional regulator has product MRLKDEDKIIRIYQAAVKLINIEGFQGTSVSKIAREANLAPATLYLYFENKEDMLNKLYLHLERKKSMAYIPTEAHLEPTKETFQTIWKRHCQFIRDYPLEFRFLENFSNCPLIEKINQEEGVRAHQPLFDLFEAARQKDILRNLSNQLIYTLFFAPVTHTVKQALNRKEEPDVHILNEIFEAAWRSVAV; this is encoded by the coding sequence ATGCGCCTCAAGGATGAAGACAAGATTATTCGTATTTACCAGGCGGCTGTTAAGTTAATTAACATCGAGGGTTTTCAGGGAACTTCTGTTTCCAAAATTGCCCGCGAAGCCAACCTGGCGCCAGCTACTCTCTACCTTTATTTCGAGAATAAGGAAGATATGCTGAACAAACTCTATCTTCATCTTGAGAGAAAGAAAAGTATGGCTTATATTCCAACCGAGGCACATCTTGAGCCAACCAAGGAAACATTCCAGACTATATGGAAACGGCATTGTCAGTTCATCAGAGATTATCCACTGGAATTCCGCTTCCTGGAAAACTTTTCGAATTGCCCTCTAATCGAGAAAATTAACCAGGAAGAGGGAGTGCGTGCCCATCAGCCACTATTCGACCTTTTTGAAGCCGCCCGGCAAAAAGACATTCTAAGAAACCTGTCCAATCAGCTAATTTACACGCTGTTTTTCGCGCCGGTAACTCATACCGTCAAGCAAGCGTTGAACCGAAAGGAAGAACCAGATGTTCATATCCTGAACGAAATATTCGAAGCGGCCTGGCGTTCCGTTGCCGTTTAA
- a CDS encoding acyltransferase family protein yields the protein MNAEHNPNRINERLVSLDTLRGFDMLWITGGGLLVISLAKATDWGWLNAIAGQMEHVPWAGFHFYDLIFPLFMFISGVAIPYAITGKLEKGTPKRELVNKVTKRMLTLVIFGLLYNGAFENGFSNLRYASVLGQIGLAYFFAALIVMNTNRVQTRLFWLGGILLVIALLQLVVPVPGFGAGEMTKVGSINSWIDQHFLPGKLYGGTFDPEGLLCIVSASAVTLMGSLAGTILRDGKAANSRKAGLLVITGAALVVVALLLSTFYPIIKAMWTVPFDFLTAGVSFLLLSLFYYIVDVKKWRGWILFFQVIGLNSITIYLFVRIFGNGILDVSKFVLGWLANPAGDFGMVILTIGGIAFEWAFLYFLYKRKIFLRV from the coding sequence ATGAATGCTGAACACAATCCGAACCGGATTAACGAGCGTTTGGTGTCGTTGGATACTTTACGCGGATTTGATATGTTATGGATTACCGGCGGTGGGCTGCTGGTTATTTCTCTGGCGAAAGCCACCGACTGGGGCTGGCTGAACGCCATTGCCGGGCAGATGGAACATGTTCCCTGGGCCGGCTTCCATTTTTACGATCTCATCTTTCCTTTGTTCATGTTCATTTCTGGTGTGGCTATACCCTATGCCATTACCGGGAAACTGGAAAAAGGTACCCCGAAAAGAGAATTAGTTAACAAGGTGACCAAGCGAATGCTCACGCTGGTTATTTTCGGTTTGCTGTACAATGGCGCCTTTGAGAATGGTTTCAGTAATTTGCGCTATGCCAGTGTATTGGGACAAATTGGTCTGGCTTACTTTTTTGCGGCTTTAATCGTGATGAATACGAACCGCGTGCAAACCCGCCTGTTTTGGCTGGGTGGCATTTTACTGGTGATTGCTTTGCTGCAATTGGTGGTTCCGGTTCCGGGATTTGGTGCTGGTGAGATGACCAAAGTTGGTAGCATCAACTCATGGATTGATCAGCATTTCCTACCGGGAAAATTGTACGGTGGAACATTTGATCCCGAAGGATTATTGTGTATTGTCTCTGCCTCTGCTGTTACCTTGATGGGCTCACTGGCCGGAACGATTCTGCGTGATGGAAAAGCGGCCAACAGCCGTAAAGCCGGTCTCCTGGTTATCACCGGCGCTGCTTTAGTCGTTGTGGCACTGTTGCTTTCTACCTTTTATCCGATAATCAAAGCCATGTGGACGGTTCCGTTCGATTTTCTGACGGCCGGCGTTAGTTTTCTTTTGCTGTCGTTGTTTTATTACATCGTTGATGTGAAGAAATGGCGGGGATGGATTTTATTTTTTCAGGTTATTGGCCTGAACTCCATTACCATTTACCTGTTTGTCCGGATTTTTGGCAACGGCATACTCGATGTTTCGAAATTCGTCCTGGGTTGGTTGGCCAATCCGGCCGGCGATTTTGGCATGGTCATCCTCACCATTGGCGGCATTGCCTTCGAGTGGGCGTTTTTGTATTTCCTGTACAAGCGGAAAATATTCCTGAGGGTTTAA